One region of Carya illinoinensis cultivar Pawnee chromosome 8, C.illinoinensisPawnee_v1, whole genome shotgun sequence genomic DNA includes:
- the LOC122318605 gene encoding glutathione S-transferase-like, whose amino-acid sequence MATPVKVHGPPMSTAVSRVLACLLEKNVDFQLISVNMAKGEHKKPEFLKIQPFGQVPAFEDGGVSLFESRAICRYICEKYADKGNKGLYGTNPLAKASIEQWLEAEGQSFSPPSSVLVFQLAFAPRMKIKQDQVVIKQNEEKLSRVLDIYDKRLGETRFLAGDEFTLADLSHLPNTQYLVGVSGKGELFTSRKNVGRWWNEISSRDSWKKVVDMQKSSA is encoded by the exons ATGGCGACCCCAGTAAAAGTGCACGGACCACCCATGTCCACGGCTGTGTCCAGGGTCTTAGCTTGTCTCCTTGAGAAAAATGTCGACTTTCAGCTCATCTCCGTCAACATGGCCAAGGGCGAGCACAAGAAGCCCGAATTCCTCAAGATCCAG CCCTTTGGCCAAGTACCAGCGTTTGAGGACGGGGGCGTCTCCCTCTTCG AGTCTCGAGCGATATGCCGGTACATTTGTGAGAAGTACGCGGACAAAGGAAACAAAGGACTGTATGGAACGAACCCGCTGGCAAAAGCATCCATAGAACAGTGGCTAGAGGCGGAAGGGCAGAGCTTCAGCCCTCCAAGCTCCGTTTTGGTGTTTCAGCTCGCGTTCGCGCCGCGAATGAAGATCAAGCAAGACCAAGTGGTGATCAAGCAGAACGAAGAAAAGCTGTCCAGGGTGCTCGACATCTACGATAAAAGGCTTGGGGAGACCCGGTTCTTGGCCGGCGATGAATTTACTCTGGCTGATCTTTCACACTTGCCCAACACCCAGTACTTGGTGGGTGTCTCTGGTAAAGGGGAGCTCTTCACTTCGAGAAAGAACGTGGGAAGATGGTGGAACGAGATATCCAGCCGAGACTCCTGGAAAAAGGTGGTTGATATGCAGAAGAGCAGTGCTTGA
- the LOC122319092 gene encoding F-box protein SKIP23-like has product MVSIERDAPKFRPFPKSSCVSNPREFEFLHLIWKIVEMAVDWTQLPQELFESISKCLTIYADYLRFRAVCHSWRSSVSNIPRHLPPQLPWLMLPYTQSLQSHLAFFDFSAQSLHLLELPEAASHRKRRCGSSHGWLVILGETPEVLLLNPLTRSKIHLPPLSTFPYVLSFNYSEVGKEYELRGTFGAIHRLGLREMRDSFIKKVVLSSSPQSDNNNNKNYIALAILLQPDILAYCKNGDQSWTLLHSATFFCEDVIYHKDLFYAVDKQGAIAVCDLHSGSPSVSITRMPIESRSDMRYLVNSEDELLMVTRYVELHYDDISPYSLNAFYKTVRFEVFRMVWSGPQWEKVTSLGDRMLFIGQNSSFSLPASDFPGCLGNCIYFTDDDCEFNLDSDFGEYDLGIFKICDGSIEPLPCYQRNPHSQVHGPPIWVTPNPC; this is encoded by the coding sequence ATGGTAAGCATCGAACGAGACGCTCCTAAGTTCCGCCCGTTCCCAAAGTCTAGCTGTGTTTCTAACCCACGAGAATTTGAATTCCTCCATTTAATTTGGAAAATCGTAGAAATGGCCGTCGACTGGACTCAACTCCCGCAAGAACTCTTCGAGTCAATCTCAAAGTGCCTCACCATTTACGCCGATTACCTCCGATTCCGAGCCGTCTGTCACAGCTGGAGATCCTCCGTCTCAAACATCCCGCGCCACCTACCTCCTCAGCTGCCTTGGCTCATGCTTCCCTACACCCAATCTCTCCAATCCCACCTCGCGTTTTTTGACTTCTCTGCCCAGTCACTCCACCTCCTCGAGCTTCCTGAAGCCGCCTCTCACCGCAAGCGCCGCTGTGGATCCTCCCACGGTTGGCTCGTGATCCTCGGCGAAACCCCAGAAGTCCTTCTCCTCAACCCTCTCACTCGATCCAAGATTCACCTTCCTCCGCTCTCCACCTTCCCCTACGTCCTGAGCTTCAATTACTCCGAAGTCGGTAAAGAATACGAGCTTCGAGGCACCTTCGGGGCAATCCACCGGCTTGGTTTGAGGGAAATGCGCGACTCTTTTATCAAGAAAGTGGTTCTCTCCTCAAGCCCGCAGAGTgataacaacaataataaaaactaCATCGCGCTGGCAATTCTCCTTCAACCAGATATTTTAGCGTACTGCAAGAACGGCGACCAATCctggacactgttacacagcgCGACGTTTTTCTGTGAGGACGTTATATATCATAAGGACTTATTCTACGCGGTGGACAAGCAAGGCGCTATCGCGGTGTGCGATTTACACAGCGGGTCGCCGAGCGTCTCAATTACCAGAATGCCAATCGAATCCCGCAGCGACATGAGATATTTGGTGAACTCGGAGGACGAATTGTTGATGGTAACGCGGTACGTAGAACTTCATTACGATGACATCTCCCCATACTCGCTGAACGCGTTCTACAAAACGGTGCGGTTTGAGGTATTCAGAATGGTTTGGAGCGGGCCACAGTGGGAGAAGGTTACAAGCTTGGGTGACCGGATGTTGTTTATCGGACAAAATTCATCCTTCTCGTTGCCGGCTTCTGATTTTCCGGGATGTTTAGGGAACTGTATATATTTCACCGACGATGATTGTGAATTCAATCTTGATAGTGATTTTGGTGAGTATGATTTGGGCATCTTCAAGATATGTGATGGAAGCATCGAACCTTTACCCTGTTATCAGCGAAATCCGCACTCTCAGGTACACGGGCCTCCAATTTGGGTAACACCGAATCCTTGCTGA